A region of Pseudomonas marginalis DNA encodes the following proteins:
- the mnmG gene encoding tRNA uridine-5-carboxymethylaminomethyl(34) synthesis enzyme MnmG yields the protein MDFPSRFEVIVIGGGHAGTEAALASARMGVKTLLLTHNVETLGAMSCNPAIGGIGKSHLVKEIDALGGVMAEATDKGGIQFRVLNSRKGPAVRATRAQADRILYKAAVRETLENQPNLWIFQQAADDLIVEQDVVRGVVTQMGLRFFAESVVLTTGTFLGGLIHIGMQNYSGGRAGDPPSIALAKRLRELPLRVGRLKTGTPPRIDGRSVDFSVMTEQAGDTPIPVMSFMGSKEQHPKQVSCWITHTNARTHEIIAANLDRSPMYSGVIEGIGPRYCPSIEDKIHRFADKESHQVFIEPEGLTTHELYPNGISTSLPFDVQIQIVQSIRGMENAHIVRPGYAIEYDYFDPRDLKYSLETKVIGGLFFAGQINGTTGYEEAGAQGLLAGTNAALRAQGKDSWCPRRDEAYIGVLVDDLITLGTQEPYRMFTSRAEYRLILREDNADLRLTEKGRELGLVDDARWAAFCKKRESIELEEQRLKSTWVRPGTEQGDAIAEKFGTPLTHEYNLLNLLSRPEIDYAGLVEVTGGGADDPQVAEQVEIKTKYAGYIDRQQDEIARLRASEDTRLPVDIDYTGISGLSKEIQSKLGITRPETLGQASRIPGVTPAAISLLMIHLKKRGAGRQLEQSA from the coding sequence GTGGATTTCCCTTCCCGTTTTGAAGTGATCGTCATCGGCGGCGGTCATGCCGGTACCGAGGCAGCACTGGCGTCAGCACGCATGGGCGTAAAAACCCTGTTGCTGACGCATAACGTGGAAACCCTCGGCGCCATGAGTTGCAACCCCGCCATTGGTGGGATCGGCAAAAGCCATCTGGTCAAGGAAATCGACGCCCTTGGTGGCGTGATGGCCGAGGCTACCGACAAGGGTGGTATTCAATTTCGCGTGCTCAACAGCCGCAAAGGCCCGGCCGTGCGTGCCACTCGGGCCCAGGCAGACCGCATCCTGTACAAAGCCGCGGTCCGCGAAACCCTGGAAAACCAGCCCAACCTGTGGATATTTCAACAAGCCGCCGATGACTTGATCGTCGAACAGGACGTGGTTCGCGGTGTTGTCACCCAAATGGGCCTGCGTTTCTTCGCAGAATCCGTGGTGTTGACCACCGGTACGTTCCTCGGCGGACTTATCCACATCGGCATGCAGAACTATTCGGGTGGCCGCGCCGGTGATCCGCCGTCGATTGCCCTGGCAAAACGCCTGCGCGAATTGCCGCTGCGCGTCGGTCGCCTGAAAACCGGGACCCCACCGCGTATCGACGGGCGTTCCGTGGATTTCTCGGTGATGACTGAACAAGCTGGCGATACACCGATTCCGGTAATGTCGTTCATGGGTTCCAAGGAGCAACACCCCAAACAGGTGAGCTGCTGGATTACCCATACCAATGCGCGCACTCACGAAATCATTGCCGCGAACCTCGACCGTTCGCCGATGTACTCCGGGGTGATCGAAGGTATTGGCCCACGTTACTGCCCGTCGATCGAAGACAAGATCCACCGCTTTGCCGACAAGGAAAGCCATCAGGTGTTCATCGAGCCCGAAGGCCTGACTACCCATGAGCTGTACCCGAACGGGATTTCCACTTCCCTGCCGTTCGATGTGCAAATCCAGATCGTGCAATCGATTCGCGGCATGGAAAACGCACACATCGTGCGTCCGGGCTACGCCATCGAATACGACTACTTCGACCCGCGTGATTTGAAGTACAGCCTGGAAACCAAGGTTATCGGCGGTCTGTTCTTCGCTGGGCAAATCAACGGCACCACCGGCTACGAAGAAGCCGGCGCCCAGGGTTTGCTGGCCGGGACCAACGCCGCATTGCGTGCACAAGGCAAAGACAGCTGGTGCCCGCGTCGCGATGAAGCGTATATCGGCGTGTTGGTCGACGACCTGATTACCCTGGGAACCCAGGAACCGTATCGGATGTTCACTTCCCGAGCGGAATACCGCCTGATCCTGCGGGAAGACAACGCCGACCTGCGCCTGACCGAAAAAGGCCGTGAACTGGGGCTGGTCGACGATGCGCGCTGGGCGGCCTTCTGCAAAAAACGCGAAAGCATCGAGCTTGAAGAGCAGCGCCTGAAAAGTACCTGGGTTCGCCCCGGGACCGAGCAGGGCGACGCGATTGCGGAAAAATTCGGCACGCCGCTGACTCATGAATACAACCTGCTGAACCTGCTGTCCCGTCCGGAAATCGACTACGCCGGTCTGGTCGAAGTGACCGGCGGCGGCGCCGATGATCCACAGGTTGCCGAGCAGGTCGAAATCAAGACCAAGTACGCCGGTTACATTGACCGCCAGCAGGACGAGATCGCTCGTCTGCGCGCCAGTGAAGACACCAGGCTGCCTGTGGATATCGACTACACCGGTATTTCCGGATTGTCGAAAGAAATCCAAAGCAAGCTGGGGATAACTCGCCCCGAGACCCTCGGCCAGGCTTCACGTATCCCGGGCGTCACCCCTGCAGCTATTTCGCTGTTGATGATTCATTTGAAAAAACGCGGCGCGGGCCGTCAGTTGGAGCAAAGCGCTTGA
- a CDS encoding F0F1 ATP synthase subunit delta produces the protein MAELTTLARPYAKAAFEHAQAHQQLASWSAMLGLAAAVSQDGTMQRVLKAPRLTSADKAATFIEVCGDKFDVKVQNFINVIAENDRLLLLPEIAALFDLYKAEQEKSIDVEVTSAFALNQEQQDKLAKVLSARLDREVRLQVAEDPSLIGGVVIRAGDLVIDGSIRGKLANLAEALKS, from the coding sequence ATGGCAGAATTGACCACGTTGGCCCGACCTTACGCTAAGGCAGCCTTCGAGCACGCCCAGGCCCACCAGCAGCTGGCCTCTTGGTCAGCCATGCTCGGCCTGGCTGCAGCAGTGTCGCAAGACGGCACCATGCAGCGCGTGCTCAAGGCCCCGCGACTGACGAGCGCAGACAAGGCCGCCACTTTTATTGAAGTGTGCGGCGACAAGTTTGATGTGAAAGTGCAGAACTTCATCAATGTCATCGCCGAAAACGACCGTCTCCTGCTTTTGCCGGAGATTGCCGCTCTGTTCGACCTGTACAAGGCCGAGCAAGAGAAATCGATAGACGTTGAAGTGACCAGTGCTTTTGCATTGAACCAAGAACAGCAAGACAAACTCGCCAAGGTTCTCAGTGCACGACTCGACCGGGAAGTGCGCCTGCAAGTTGCGGAAGACCCATCCCTTATTGGGGGTGTTGTCATTCGCGCCGGCGACCTGGTTATCGATGGCTCGATTCGCGGCAAACTCGCGAATCTTGCCGAAGCATTGAAATCTTGA
- a CDS encoding ParB/RepB/Spo0J family partition protein, with translation MAVKKRGLGRGLDALLSGPTVTSLEEQAVQADERELQHLPLDLIQRGKYQPRRDMDPQALEELANSIKAQGVMQPIVVRPIGGGRFEIIAGERRWRASQQAGKDTIPAMVRDVTDETAIAMALIENIQREDLNPIEEAIALQRLQQEFQLTQQQVAEAVGKSRVTVSNLLRLIALPEVIKTMLSHGDLEMGHARALLGLPENQQVEGARHVVARGLTVRQTEALVRQWLSGKPAPVETAKPDPDIARLEQRLAERLGSAVQIRHGKKGKGQLVIGYNSLDELQGVLAHIR, from the coding sequence ATGGCCGTCAAGAAACGAGGTCTCGGACGTGGACTGGATGCACTGCTGAGTGGTCCGACCGTCACATCGCTTGAAGAACAAGCGGTGCAGGCTGACGAACGCGAGCTGCAGCACCTGCCCCTGGACCTGATCCAGCGCGGCAAATACCAGCCACGCCGGGACATGGACCCCCAGGCGCTGGAGGAACTGGCCAATTCGATCAAGGCCCAGGGCGTGATGCAGCCGATTGTGGTGCGCCCGATCGGCGGCGGCCGCTTTGAAATCATTGCCGGTGAACGCCGCTGGCGCGCCAGCCAGCAGGCAGGCAAGGACACCATCCCGGCAATGGTGCGCGATGTAACGGATGAAACCGCCATCGCCATGGCGTTGATCGAGAATATCCAGCGTGAAGACCTCAATCCGATCGAGGAAGCGATCGCCTTGCAGCGTTTGCAGCAGGAATTCCAGCTGACCCAGCAACAGGTCGCCGAGGCCGTGGGTAAATCCCGTGTCACCGTGTCCAACTTGCTGCGCCTGATCGCGCTGCCGGAAGTCATCAAGACCATGTTGTCCCATGGCGACCTCGAGATGGGCCACGCCCGTGCTTTGCTCGGTTTGCCGGAAAATCAACAGGTTGAAGGGGCGCGACACGTTGTCGCACGAGGGCTCACCGTTCGTCAGACCGAGGCCCTGGTTCGCCAGTGGCTCAGCGGCAAACCTGCACCGGTCGAAACGGCCAAACCTGATCCGGATATCGCGCGTCTCGAGCAGCGCCTGGCCGAGCGCCTGGGCTCTGCGGTACAAATTCGCCACGGCAAGAAAGGCAAAGGGCAATTGGTCATCGGATATAACTCCCTTGATGAGCTTCAGGGCGTCCTTGCCCACATCCGCTGA
- the rsmG gene encoding 16S rRNA (guanine(527)-N(7))-methyltransferase RsmG, producing MSSLVTSQHAEELSTGARQLGVDLTEAQHDLLLGYLALLIKWNKAYNLTAVRDPDEMVSRHLLDSLSVMPFIENGRWLDVGSGGGMPGIPLAILFPESQVTCLDSNGKKTRFLTQVKLELKLDNLQVIHSRVEAFTPELPFNGIVSRAFSSMENFSNWTRHLGDRDTRWLAMKGVHPSDELLALPADFHLDSEHALAVPGCQGQRHLLILRRTA from the coding sequence TTGAGTTCGTTGGTCACCTCGCAACACGCCGAAGAGTTATCCACAGGTGCGCGCCAATTGGGCGTGGACTTGACCGAGGCCCAGCACGATTTGCTGCTGGGTTACCTGGCCCTGTTGATCAAATGGAACAAGGCTTACAACCTGACGGCTGTGCGTGATCCCGACGAAATGGTTTCCCGTCACTTGCTCGACAGTCTGAGCGTGATGCCGTTTATCGAAAACGGTCGTTGGCTCGATGTCGGCAGTGGTGGCGGTATGCCTGGCATCCCACTGGCTATCCTGTTTCCTGAATCGCAAGTGACCTGCCTGGACAGCAACGGCAAGAAAACCCGCTTCCTGACCCAGGTCAAGCTCGAACTCAAGCTGGATAACCTGCAAGTTATCCACAGTCGCGTCGAAGCCTTCACGCCTGAACTGCCGTTCAACGGAATTGTTTCCCGGGCGTTCAGCAGCATGGAGAACTTCAGCAACTGGACCCGTCACCTGGGCGACCGCGACACCCGCTGGCTGGCAATGAAGGGCGTCCATCCAAGCGATGAGCTGTTAGCATTGCCGGCAGACTTCCACCTCGATAGCGAACATGCCTTGGCCGTACCCGGTTGCCAAGGCCAACGCCATCTGCTGATACTGCGCCGCACGGCATGA
- a CDS encoding F0F1 ATP synthase subunit B: protein MNINATIIGQSLAFLIFVVFCMKFVWPPVIAALHERQKKIADGLDAAARAARDLELAQDKAGQQLREAKAQAAEIIEQAKKRGNQIVEEAVEKARIDADRVKVQAQAEIEQELNGVKDALRAQLGALAVGGAEKILGATIDQNAHAELVNKLAAEI from the coding sequence GTGAACATTAATGCAACCATTATTGGTCAGTCCTTAGCGTTCTTGATTTTTGTCGTTTTCTGCATGAAGTTCGTATGGCCTCCGGTCATCGCGGCTTTGCACGAACGTCAAAAGAAGATCGCGGATGGACTGGACGCTGCCGCACGAGCAGCTCGCGACCTAGAGTTGGCCCAAGATAAAGCGGGTCAGCAACTGCGCGAAGCGAAAGCTCAAGCAGCCGAAATCATTGAGCAAGCCAAGAAACGCGGTAACCAGATTGTTGAAGAGGCTGTTGAAAAAGCCCGTATCGACGCTGACCGTGTGAAGGTTCAGGCTCAAGCCGAGATCGAGCAGGAACTGAACGGTGTCAAAGATGCGCTGCGTGCCCAACTGGGTGCTCTGGCCGTCGGCGGTGCTGAGAAGATCCTGGGTGCCACAATCGATCAAAACGCGCACGCGGAGCTGGTTAACAAACTGGCTGCTGAAATTTAA
- a CDS encoding FecR domain-containing protein: protein MAAPDRKTFEAAAHWYVQFQSQTPTAAERLAWQQWLSGDPSHQAAWNQMEQLQRSLGALPQDFTRRALSATQQRRQVLKWMLVMGGTGCLGWNVQQHTSLGNVWADYRTSVGERRRIALADGTRIDLNTSTAIDVIFDGRQRLIRLREGEVLIHTGKLGGHTPFYVETRQGRVQALGTRFTVRQLPDSTRVGVLKDRVSVSPGDRPNHARLLGAGESADFDRQNIGLDHTYSGSQAAWVDGQLIVLDARLGDVIEDLSRYRAGVLKCDLACARLRVSGTFRLDSTDAVLANLQATLPIQVKYFTRYWVSVERIA, encoded by the coding sequence ATGGCCGCCCCCGATCGCAAGACCTTCGAGGCCGCTGCTCACTGGTATGTACAGTTTCAATCCCAAACGCCTACGGCTGCTGAACGCCTTGCCTGGCAACAATGGCTCAGCGGCGATCCGTCCCATCAGGCGGCGTGGAACCAGATGGAGCAATTGCAGCGCAGTCTCGGCGCCCTGCCCCAGGATTTCACCCGCCGGGCATTGTCGGCCACGCAACAACGTCGTCAGGTATTGAAGTGGATGCTGGTAATGGGCGGTACCGGGTGCCTGGGCTGGAATGTCCAGCAACACACCTCCCTGGGCAATGTATGGGCCGACTACCGGACGTCTGTGGGTGAACGCCGGCGTATCGCATTGGCTGACGGCACACGGATTGATCTGAATACCAGCACGGCGATTGACGTGATATTCGACGGGCGCCAACGTTTGATCCGGCTGCGTGAAGGTGAAGTACTTATCCACACCGGCAAGTTGGGCGGGCACACGCCCTTTTATGTCGAAACCCGCCAAGGCCGAGTCCAGGCACTGGGTACTCGGTTTACAGTGCGCCAGCTGCCAGATTCCACGCGTGTCGGTGTTCTGAAGGATCGCGTGAGTGTGTCCCCTGGTGACCGGCCCAACCATGCTCGACTGCTCGGTGCCGGTGAAAGCGCTGACTTTGATCGTCAAAACATAGGGCTTGACCACACGTATAGCGGATCCCAGGCAGCCTGGGTCGATGGGCAGCTGATCGTATTGGATGCTCGCCTCGGGGATGTGATCGAAGACCTTTCCCGCTACCGTGCCGGTGTCCTGAAATGCGACTTGGCTTGTGCACGCCTACGTGTTTCCGGGACTTTCCGCCTGGATTCCACCGATGCGGTACTGGCGAATCTGCAGGCAACCTTGCCCATTCAGGTGAAATACTTCACTCGCTATTGGGTTTCGGTGGAGCGAATCGCCTGA
- the atpA gene encoding F0F1 ATP synthase subunit alpha: MQQLNPSEISEIIKGRIDKLDVTSQARNEGTVVSVSDGIVRIHGLADVMYGEMIEFPGGVYGMALNLEQDSVGAVVLGAYTSLAEGMSAKCTGRILEVPVGKELLGRVVDALGNPVDGKGPLGNTETDAVEKVAPGVIWRKSVDQPVQTGYKAVDAMIPVGRGQRELIIGDRQIGKTALAIDAIINQKNSGIFCVYVAIGQKQSTIANVVRKLEENGALANTIIVAASASESPALQFLAPYSGCTMGEFFRDRGEDALIVYDDLSKQAVAYRQISLLLRRPPGREAYPGDVFYLHSRLLERASRVSEEYVEKFTNGAVTGKTGSLTALPIIETQAGDVSAFVPTNVISITDGQIFLESAMFNSGIRPAVNAGVSVSRVGGAAQTKIIKKLSGGIRTALAQYRELAAFAQFASDLDEATRKQLEHGQRVTELMKQKQYAPMSIADMALSLYAAERGFLTDVEIAKVGSFEQALIAYFNRDHAELMAKINVKGDFNDDIDAGMKAGIEKFKATQTW; the protein is encoded by the coding sequence ATGCAGCAACTCAATCCTTCCGAAATAAGTGAAATTATCAAGGGCCGCATCGACAAGCTCGATGTGACCTCCCAAGCCCGTAACGAAGGCACTGTCGTCAGCGTATCTGACGGCATCGTGCGGATTCACGGTCTGGCCGACGTTATGTACGGCGAGATGATCGAGTTTCCGGGCGGCGTCTACGGTATGGCCCTCAACCTGGAGCAAGACTCCGTAGGTGCCGTTGTATTGGGCGCGTACACCAGTCTGGCTGAAGGCATGAGCGCCAAGTGCACTGGCCGCATCCTGGAGGTTCCGGTTGGTAAGGAATTGCTGGGTCGCGTAGTCGACGCACTGGGTAACCCTGTTGACGGTAAAGGTCCACTGGGCAACACCGAGACCGACGCGGTCGAGAAAGTTGCTCCAGGCGTGATCTGGCGTAAGTCGGTAGACCAGCCTGTACAGACTGGCTACAAGGCTGTCGATGCCATGATCCCAGTCGGCCGTGGCCAGCGTGAGCTGATCATCGGTGACCGTCAGATCGGTAAAACCGCTCTGGCGATCGACGCGATCATCAACCAGAAGAACAGCGGCATTTTCTGCGTCTACGTAGCGATCGGTCAGAAGCAATCGACCATCGCCAACGTCGTTCGCAAGCTGGAAGAAAACGGCGCCCTGGCCAACACGATCATCGTGGCTGCCAGTGCTTCGGAATCTCCTGCGCTGCAATTCCTGGCACCGTACTCCGGTTGCACCATGGGTGAATTCTTCCGCGACCGCGGTGAAGACGCGCTGATCGTTTATGACGATCTGTCCAAGCAAGCAGTGGCTTACCGCCAGATTTCCCTGCTGCTGCGTCGTCCACCAGGCCGTGAAGCCTACCCAGGCGACGTGTTCTATCTCCACTCCCGTCTGCTGGAGCGCGCATCCCGCGTTTCGGAAGAGTACGTAGAGAAGTTCACCAACGGCGCAGTGACCGGCAAAACCGGTTCCTTGACCGCACTGCCGATCATCGAAACCCAGGCTGGCGACGTTTCCGCGTTCGTTCCGACCAACGTGATTTCCATCACCGACGGTCAGATCTTCCTGGAATCGGCCATGTTCAACTCGGGCATCCGCCCTGCAGTGAACGCCGGTGTTTCGGTATCCCGTGTGGGTGGTGCCGCTCAGACCAAGATCATCAAGAAGCTCTCCGGTGGTATCCGTACCGCTCTGGCTCAGTACCGTGAACTGGCCGCATTCGCCCAGTTCGCTTCTGACCTGGACGAAGCGACCCGTAAGCAACTTGAGCATGGTCAGCGCGTTACCGAGCTGATGAAGCAGAAGCAATACGCCCCAATGTCGATCGCTGACATGGCGTTGTCGCTGTATGCCGCTGAGCGTGGGTTCCTGACCGACGTTGAAATCGCCAAGGTCGGCAGCTTTGAACAAGCGCTGATTGCTTACTTCAACCGCGATCACGCCGAATTGATGGCGAAGATCAACGTGAAGGGTGACTTCAATGACGATATCGACGCTGGCATGAAAGCCGGTATCGAGAAGTTCAAGGCCACCCAAACCTGGTAA
- a CDS encoding ParA family protein has translation MAKVFAIANQKGGVGKTTTCINLAASLVATKRRVLLIDLDPQGNATMGSGVDKHGLENSVYDLLIGECDLAQAMHYSEHGGYQLLPANRDLTAAEVVLLEMQMKESRLRSALAPIRENYDYILIDCPPSLSMLTLNALVAADGVIIPMQCEYYALEGLSDLVDNIKRIAELLNPNLQIEGLLRTMFDPRLSLMNDVSAQLKEHFGDQLYDTVIPRNIRLAEAPSYGMPALAYDKSSRGAIAYLALAGEMVRRQRRNSRTAAAQPT, from the coding sequence ATGGCTAAGGTATTCGCGATAGCGAACCAGAAAGGTGGCGTGGGCAAAACCACCACCTGCATCAACCTCGCAGCATCCCTGGTCGCCACCAAGCGCCGGGTGCTGTTGATCGATCTCGATCCACAGGGCAACGCCACCATGGGTAGCGGTGTGGATAAACACGGCTTGGAAAACTCGGTCTACGACTTGCTGATTGGCGAGTGCGACCTGGCCCAGGCCATGCACTACTCCGAGCATGGCGGTTATCAACTGCTGCCGGCCAACCGCGATTTGACTGCGGCGGAAGTGGTGCTGCTGGAAATGCAGATGAAGGAAAGCCGTCTGCGCAGCGCGTTGGCACCGATCCGCGAGAATTACGACTACATTTTGATCGACTGCCCACCGTCGCTGTCGATGCTCACGCTTAACGCATTGGTGGCTGCCGATGGGGTGATTATCCCCATGCAGTGCGAGTACTACGCGCTGGAAGGGTTGAGCGACCTTGTGGATAACATCAAGCGTATCGCCGAGCTGCTCAACCCGAACCTGCAGATCGAAGGCCTGCTGCGGACCATGTTCGATCCGCGCCTGAGCCTGATGAACGATGTGTCGGCGCAGCTCAAGGAACACTTTGGCGACCAGCTGTACGACACCGTGATTCCACGCAACATCCGCCTGGCCGAAGCGCCAAGCTATGGCATGCCCGCGCTGGCGTACGACAAATCATCCCGTGGTGCCATTGCCTACCTGGCATTGGCCGGCGAGATGGTTCGTCGTCAACGCCGCAACTCACGCACCGCTGCAGCCCAGCCAACTTAA
- the atpB gene encoding F0F1 ATP synthase subunit A, with amino-acid sequence MAETTASGYIQHHLQNLTFGQIPNGGWGFAHSAAEAKEMGFWAFHLDTLGWSVALGLIFVLIFRMAAKKATSGQPGALQNFVEVLVEFVDGSVKDSFHGRSPVIAPLALTIFVWVFLMNAVDLIPVDWIPQLAMAISGDPHIPFRAVSTTDPNATLGMALSVFALIIFYSIKIKGIGGFIGELTLHPFGSKNIFVQALLIPVNFLLEFVTLIAKPISLALRLFGNMYAGELVFILIAVMFGSGLLWLSGLGIVLQWAWAVFHILIITLQAFIFMMLTIVYLSMAHEENH; translated from the coding sequence ATGGCAGAAACAACCGCTTCGGGCTATATCCAGCACCACTTGCAGAACCTGACCTTCGGTCAGATTCCCAACGGCGGCTGGGGCTTTGCCCACTCCGCAGCAGAAGCCAAAGAAATGGGCTTCTGGGCTTTCCACCTGGATACTCTGGGCTGGTCGGTCGCTTTGGGTCTGATCTTCGTCCTGATTTTCCGCATGGCGGCAAAGAAGGCGACTTCCGGTCAGCCAGGTGCTTTGCAGAACTTCGTTGAAGTACTGGTCGAATTCGTCGATGGCAGCGTGAAAGACAGCTTCCATGGCCGTAGCCCGGTGATTGCACCGTTGGCACTGACCATCTTCGTCTGGGTGTTCCTGATGAACGCCGTCGACCTGATCCCGGTTGACTGGATCCCTCAGTTGGCCATGGCGATTTCCGGCGACCCGCACATTCCATTCCGTGCCGTATCGACCACTGACCCGAACGCTACCCTGGGCATGGCCCTGTCGGTATTTGCGTTGATCATTTTCTACAGCATCAAGATCAAGGGCATCGGCGGCTTCATCGGCGAACTGACCCTGCACCCGTTCGGCAGCAAGAACATCTTCGTTCAAGCCCTGCTGATCCCGGTGAACTTCCTGCTGGAATTCGTCACCCTGATCGCCAAGCCGATCTCCCTGGCCCTGCGACTGTTCGGCAACATGTATGCCGGCGAGCTGGTGTTCATTCTGATCGCTGTGATGTTCGGCAGCGGCCTGCTCTGGCTTAGCGGCCTGGGCATTGTTCTGCAGTGGGCGTGGGCTGTGTTCCACATCCTGATCATCACCCTGCAGGCCTTCATCTTCATGATGCTGACCATCGTCTACCTGTCGATGGCGCACGAAGAGAACCATTAA
- a CDS encoding F0F1 ATP synthase subunit I yields METRTPNTLPFHRLAVFPVLLAQFVILLIAALALWYWHGVVAGYSGLCGGLIALLPNMYFAHRAFRFSGARAAQAIVRSFYAGEAGKLILTAVLFALTFAGVKPLAPLAVFGVFVLTQLVSWFAPLLMKTRLSKP; encoded by the coding sequence ATGGAAACCCGCACGCCAAACACGTTGCCCTTCCATCGCTTGGCTGTTTTTCCGGTTTTATTGGCTCAATTTGTCATCTTGCTGATCGCCGCATTGGCGCTTTGGTACTGGCATGGAGTCGTAGCCGGATATTCAGGACTTTGCGGAGGCCTGATAGCCTTGCTGCCCAATATGTATTTTGCTCACAGGGCCTTTCGGTTTTCCGGCGCCCGAGCAGCCCAGGCTATCGTCCGGTCTTTTTATGCCGGCGAGGCGGGGAAACTGATTTTGACGGCAGTGCTGTTTGCACTGACCTTTGCAGGTGTGAAGCCATTGGCGCCGCTGGCTGTATTCGGCGTCTTCGTGTTGACCCAACTGGTCAGCTGGTTCGCTCCCCTGCTGATGAAAACAAGACTTTCGAAACCTTAG
- a CDS encoding sigma-70 family RNA polymerase sigma factor yields MSPSSHTAAVQNIYEQHHSWLHGWLKGKLHNACDAADVAHDTFVRILGGRHAAQIVEPRDYLATIARGLVIDRYRRHAIEQAYKQTLAERPEATAINEEDKAIIIETLVAVDKALSGLGERARRIFLLSQIEGLTYQQIADELQVSLTTVKKHMIRALTECSLIMASL; encoded by the coding sequence ATGTCCCCTTCTTCACACACGGCTGCGGTTCAGAACATCTACGAGCAGCACCACTCCTGGTTGCACGGGTGGCTCAAAGGTAAGTTGCATAACGCCTGCGATGCAGCCGATGTGGCGCACGATACGTTCGTGCGCATTCTGGGTGGGCGGCATGCGGCGCAGATCGTTGAACCGCGTGACTACCTGGCGACCATCGCCAGGGGCCTGGTGATTGACCGTTATCGCCGGCATGCCATCGAACAGGCCTACAAGCAAACCTTGGCCGAACGGCCTGAAGCCACGGCCATCAATGAAGAAGACAAAGCCATCATCATCGAGACGCTGGTGGCTGTGGATAAAGCCCTGTCCGGACTCGGTGAGCGAGCGCGACGGATCTTCCTGTTGTCGCAGATCGAGGGGCTGACTTATCAACAGATCGCCGATGAACTGCAGGTGTCGCTGACCACGGTGAAGAAGCACATGATCCGTGCATTGACTGAATGCTCGCTGATCATGGCCAGCCTGTAA
- the atpE gene encoding F0F1 ATP synthase subunit C translates to METVVGLTAIAVALLIGLGALGTAIGFGLLGGKFLEGAARQPEMVPMLQVKMFIVAGLLDAVTMIGVGIALFFTFANPFVGQLAG, encoded by the coding sequence ATGGAAACTGTAGTTGGTCTAACCGCTATCGCTGTTGCACTGTTGATCGGCCTGGGCGCCCTGGGTACTGCCATTGGTTTCGGCCTGCTGGGCGGCAAGTTCCTGGAAGGCGCAGCGCGTCAGCCAGAAATGGTTCCAATGCTGCAAGTTAAAATGTTCATCGTTGCCGGCCTGCTCGACGCCGTGACCATGATCGGCGTTGGTATCGCTCTGTTCTTCACCTTCGCGAACCCCTTCGTTGGTCAACTCGCCGGTTAA